The genome window GAGTGGGTCATCAAACACCGGCCAGCGAAAAAGGTCATCCACGAGCAGTACAGCAGGGATGAGCTGGAATACCAGCAGCTAgtcttcttcatcatcatccAGAGGAAGCCACTGTTCTACATCATCAACCTCATCGTGCCCTGTGTGCTGATCTCATCGCTGGCCCTCCTCGTCTATTTCCTCCCCGCTAAAGGTGTGACCGGCACGGTTTTAGCCAATCCGATGTCCCGTTGGGCTGCAGAATCTTATGAAGTTAATACATCATAAAAAAATGACATGTCTGCATGACAACCGTAAATTTCGGTGCCGAGATGTTCCACACTGATGTGCGGTCACGTCTGGTCCAGCTGGAGGACAGAAATGCACCATGTCCATCGCCACGCTCCTAGCACAGACTGTGTTCCTGTTCCTCATCGCCAAGAAAGTTCCGGAAACCTCACAGGCCATGCCGCTTATTGGAAAGTAAGACCTTCTAATATCTCCCTGTAGTCCGTGAGTTCTGTTATGCTgacgtagaaaaaaaaaacacccaaaaTGACCCTTAACCCTTAAATTCTTATTTCAAATgacaaatatttatatttttcccCCATCAATTTTATATCCAGAAGTGAGCTGTGACATTTCATTTGACTGCGTGCGTCTCTTTCCGGAGGTACCTGATGTTTGTTATGTCGGTGACCACCATCGTGGTGATGAACTGCGTTATCGTGCTCAATGTTTCTCGGCGGACTCCAAACACGCATTCGATGTCAGACAAAGTCCGGAAGGTACTGTGTCCATACTGGAGATGATACTTTCCAAACTAAATAGACATGCTCCTTGCCTTACGATGGTGCATTATTGATCCGCACTCAGTAGTCATCAGACCAAACTTTGATATTTGAACTCTTCCTGAGCTATTGATATATTGCATGATACCTTCTATTGATGCTGGGCTATGGTCCTGAACGTAAACTACGGGggaggatgggggaggggggagttgtaacccccccccaatgttcaaTCCAAAGTCACGCCCTTGGCATTGGCAAGCCACGCTTCCAGTCTCTGTAGTGATACCGAGTGTAAACACCTCATGCAGCGTTTAATAACGTATCGTAtcgttacttatttatttatcatatcGTATTCAGATTCGGCTTACGATATTTTCAACTTACAGTGTGTTAATCGCAACGCAACACATAATCTGAAGAGAATCTGTGTCCCAAAATGACTTACGATGAAGAAGATCACAAGACAATAGTGCTGAGTTGGCTTTGGTAAACATAAagcaaaagtaaaataaaattaaaaacttgAAACAAGCGTCAAGCTAGCAGCTGCCTATACTGCTTCATATGACAAATCTGTCATACGGTGTCTAGGCTGGTTTTAGAAGGTTCCTGTGCCCCGTGTGCGACAGATCCTACTGAACTCGCTGCCGCGGGTCCTGCGCATGAATATGCAGCGCTGGACACCCACAGAACCTTCGTACAGCCTCCGCCGGTGCAGCTCCCTGGGCCTCATCGCCAAGGCGGACGAGTCCGCGGCGTGGACGGCCCGCTCTGAGCTCATGTTCCTCAGGCTGAGGGAGAGGGCCGGACTGGCCAGGGCAGCGCTTGAGAAGATCCGTGAGTCTCTCCTTCTTCTTACACGTCCAGATTCCTCAGCTTACCCTCTTTGCCCGGTTCTTGCCCCCTCCTCCTCATctgttcccttcttccttgTCCTTCCTTTGACACATATTCTGAAATGTTCTTCTGGCAAATGTTTTTGGGCAAGGAAAACCAAATTAAAACGCTGCTTCAGTGGTTTCCTCCGACGTGCAGGAATGCTGATCAATCAGACTTGAGTTAGTTCCCATAAAATGTGTACATCTCTGCACCTACATGCTTTTTGCACATTCTCAGACTCCCTGTATatttcactgctgctgtgttctCTTGCAAAGCTGTATAAATACACCGTTATTTATTTGCCTATATTTGAGAACCTCGTTGTAGGCAGTACAGTTTGTAAATACTGATTTACTGACTGTAATCTGTACCGATTTGTACCGTTATATTTCAATTtctatccgtccatccattcaaACGTTTTCTGTCGCTTATTCGGGGTTGGATCCTGGGGGCATCAGTCTaaacagggatgcccagacctccctctccccagccacctcctctagcTCCTCCGGGAGAATCCCAAGGGGTTCCCAGACCAACCAAGATATATAATCTCtccaaatctgcaaactgtgttagaTTCTGGCCTTCCAGGaccggaactggggaaccctgttCCCAGTTGTCTATGAATGCTAGCACCAATACTGCCAAGAGAAATCCCTAGTACATGCAGGTGCACCTGGTGGGTGAATCTGATGTCGACTGCCCCCTAGAGAATGGCCTGGCGGGAGACATGGCCCAGGAACTGGGGGTCAGCCTGGCCCAGGCCTCGCCGGAGGTGCAGCAGTGCGTGGCTTCCTGCAAGCATATCGCGGAGAGCGCCCGGCAGCAGAGCCGCTTCCACAGCGTGAGTGCGACAGAGACGTATCACTGGATAACTTTAACCCCTCTTGCTGTTTTCCGTTCCTcactccccctgctggtgatcCGTAGGAGAACAACGAGTGGTTCCTGGTGGCCCGGGTGATCGACAGGGTGTGCTTCATCACCATATCGCTGCTCTTCATCCTCGGGACTGTCAGCATCTTCCTCATGGGACACTACAACCAGGCCCCTCCCCTGCCCTTCCCCGGTGACCCCAGAAAATATTTACCGGAATAAAAAAAGACCAAACAAACAGTGACTGGCTGACTTCGGAGCAGGTTTATAAAACTGCTGGAACGTTCCTGCCACAATTCTCACCACACCAAGGGGGCCAAAAGGATGTTGTCTCCATGTTGTGGTACAGCGAGCGGGACTGGCTGGTGCAGAAGAGCGAGATGAGAGGCTGGAGACCTCGCTCACATGGTTAACTTGTGGGGCAAGCTGTCCCCCAGATATTTGTTTACAAACACTGGGATTTAGTTTGATTTAGTTTAGATTCGTTTAATTTCCATGAATTTCTACAGAGCTCTAGTGCTGGTTCATGTTTGTGTGCTTTCTGGGAATAAGGCAGCAAAGAAATGATGAACTAATGAAATCGCTGGTCTGTAATTCATGCCAAGACTTTATATATTTccgcttacatttttttttttcagttgcaGTGTAACTCCTGTGTGAATGCAACCTTTAAATGGTGTCACGATTCTCGGTGAGCACGAGCGAGCTGTACGCCCGCTTGAAATATGGCTGGAAATTGTTTATCCTCCTTCGTACAATAAACCGAGATGAAGTGGCCTTTTCGGAGAAGTGAATTAATCATCCGTTTGAGTGGGGAATGTGACTTGGAAGAGGAATGGCGATGGCCTATGGCAGCGCTAGGCAACCGGTGTTTGCCGTACCTCCCCGGCAAGGGCTGTTTGCTAAGCAAACACTGCCCGTGCAGTCGGGGTGGAAGTAGAAATAGCCCCGATGGGGTACAGCTTTAAACAAATCAGGAGTCATTAAATTTTGTTGCTGGGAAGATGGgtttggaaggggggggggggggggggggtcaagacTATGAATCATTCCCACTTGCTTTAGTCAGTGACAAATAAGCTCTGATTGCAGATTATTATTTCTAGCATTAAATGAAATTTGATGAGTTTGCAGAAGAAGGAGCAGGATTGCCGGACGAAGGCCGAGGTAACTAAGGAGTTACTGGGGACCCCTTCAGTCCGAAAGGGCTGTAACACAACTCGCTCGCCCCGGACCTCGATTACACGGGTGAGCGAGGCCATTGTTCCCATCCAGTGGGCAGATCCGGCCTGTCAGGTTGGACACCAGTGACATGAAAGGGAGGGCAACTTGAAATGGGGGTGGAGGGATGTTAGGGAAGGATATGGAGCGGGATGCCCCACCTCTGCGGGCCCCCTCCTCTTTTTCTGCCGTGTAAAGTCTCAGAGAGGTGTCTACTGGCCTGACCTTCACAACGCTGTGGCATTTGTACACCCTCTACTCTCCGAGTTGTGGTGGGCACCATCGGGGCGTCACTGCACACCTGCGGTGGTAAGAACCTATAATGCAAATGTGTGCTGTTTACATGAGTATGGTGTGATTGATTCTGAAACAGCGAAATCAGTTTGAAACAGGCATTTTTCAAGTGTCAGGACTTTTTAAAAACCTGCATTCTTCGCCGGATCTACAGGTGAGCCTTATAATCCATTTTTCCATAAATGTCACAAATCTTTAGTCCTGCTCTGTGGGTCAACTGGTGTTGTTTTACTTTACGTGCTTAATATGTTAACCTATCCGTGGATTTTCCATTGCTCTTTCACCTGAAGACGAAGCTGTTTTCCTCCCTTCTCTGTCCGCCTGTATGCTGCCTGTTTCAGGCGATGTCTGCAGTAACGGTCCAGCCTCTGCCATTCGGCCGCCTTGAGCGAGAGAGACACATCGAGGCGCTCTTCCACGCCTTCCGCAAGACGCCGGGACCTTCCTCGGACCGCCGGGACTCCGCAGTGTTTCCTGGTCTCCAGGGGGCGGGTCCTGGCCGTGAAGAGGGGGAGGTGATGGAGAAAGAGGCAAAAGATGGTGTGGGTCCTTGCGGGAACGGGAACCGGCGTCGGCACGGATACGGGGCCGAAGGCCTGACACTGCTGAATAACATCAGCCAGATACGCATCACAGCCAGGCCAGAACTGCAAGGTCAGAGGTCATCGCCATCTGTGAGATTTTGTGCTAATTTCATTTAAGTACTAATTGCCATCTTTCGCTGGGATCTGGGGACTGTAAACAACACAATTGCTGAAGTGGAAAAGCTCAgattaagcctctgtatctgtataTCATCAGAGCTTCTGAAGTGGTCATGTTGTATGTTTGCTGTCATCCATTTACCCATAATGCTTAGCAGTATCGGGGCCtgcagcctgtcccaggaaAAAGAgcaggggacatcctggacaggaaggcagtaatctataacatttttattaaatagtGACCCTAACAAAGAACCTTGTCTAAAGGCAGCTCTCGATGTAAAAAATACCCAAGAATAAGCATTTAGGGAAGTGTTACAGCAAAAAGGTGATTTACTTCTGTATGTAAATTTACATTttatcttttcatttatttaatatatggCATTTACTATATTTTTGGatcatgtggattttttttttgtcctgaaTAGTATGGGAAAGTAAATCTGACTTTCTGTAAAAATTTGACTTAAGCGTTTGTGGAACACGTTACTTACGTCAGCTGAGAACTGCCTGCAGTTATTCTCTGGCACCGAGAGGCTCGTTTCCCCCACTGCTCTCCAATCTGGCTCCTCCGCCTGACGTTTAAAATAAAGTGCCCCCTTCTTCCCTCCCCCGGTCCCAGGTTCTTTATTCTGCAGACATGCACGTGGCCGTCTATCAGCTAGCGCACACGGGCCAGCGGGGGCAGTAAAAATGATCCATCACCGTCGCCCGGTTTGTTTACAGGTCCCCGCTGCGTGCCCCGCAGGACATACAGCATCGCCACGGGAACCAGCGAGCAGCTCTACGTGGCCGTCGAAGGTAACTGCGGCACATCTGGGCtgatgcattgtgggatacATGGGTGCTGATTACATGCGAGCTGCTTTCCTTTCCCCTTATGGATTCTGCGGCTCTGTCTCGGCAGAGAGCTCATGTCTGTGCCTGCACTGCTGCGGCCCGGCGCGCTCCTGCTCCCTGCGCGCCTTCGACCGCCAAGCCCACCAGGTCTTCCTGCTCAACAGGCCCCCGCGGATGGACGCATGTTGTCTTGGCTGCTGCCTGATGGAAATGCAGGCCTTCGATGGCGACGGACAACTAGCGGGGGCCGTGTACCAGAGGTCGGTTAAGAGGGGGCAGTTTtggggggggtctctctctCTTATGTAGCCTGTCTTTAAGACCGAACAAGAGAGGGGGTGCTTACAAAAAGCACAGCTGTCCGTACAGAACTTTGCAAGCCTGGATGGGGCTCCGGGTGAATAAG of Brienomyrus brachyistius isolate T26 unplaced genomic scaffold, BBRACH_0.4 scaffold147, whole genome shotgun sequence contains these proteins:
- the chrng gene encoding acetylcholine receptor subunit gamma, whose product is MGLNSSPSSSLALLILLICLSGIVGLNLEGLLLRDLMRGYNKNIRPAEKNSDITEVKFKLTLTNLISLNEREEALTTNVWTELQWCDYRLRWDHMPEYRNITCLRIPSKSIWLPDVGLENNVDGKFEITLYTNALVSSSGCILWLPPTIYRSACSITVSYFPFDWQNCSMVFRSQTYSAEEIDLVLTSEEGQTIEWIVIDPEAFTENGEWVIKHRPAKKVIHEQYSRDELEYQQLVFFIIIQRKPLFYIINLIVPCVLISSLALLVYFLPAKAGGQKCTMSIATLLAQTVFLFLIAKKVPETSQAMPLIGKYLMFVMSVTTIVVMNCVIVLNVSRRTPNTHSMSDKVRKILLNSLPRVLRMNMQRWTPTEPSYSLRRCSSLGLIAKADESAAWTARSELMFLRLRERAGLARAALEKIQNGLAGDMAQELGVSLAQASPEVQQCVASCKHIAESARQQSRFHSENNEWFLVARVIDRVCFITISLLFILGTVSIFLMGHYNQAPPLPFPGDPRKYLPE
- the LOC125728040 gene encoding phospholipid scramblase family member 5; this translates as MSAVTVQPLPFGRLERERHIEALFHAFRKTPGPSSDRRDSAVFPGLQGAGPGREEGEVMEKEAKDGVGPCGNGNRRRHGYGAEGLTLLNNISQIRITARPELQGPRCVPRRTYSIATGTSEQLYVAVEESSCLCLHCCGPARSCSLRAFDRQAHQVFLLNRPPRMDACCLGCCLMEMQAFDGDGQLAGAVYQRWSMFTPLFEVCDSDGTFVARVQGSCCPCRCYANQEFQVVSMLGETLGRIWKKWPGFNKEYNMDHEYFGLDVLQDMSPRNKLLLLAATFLLNHMFFEMS